One Pyrus communis chromosome 13, drPyrComm1.1, whole genome shotgun sequence genomic window carries:
- the LOC137712803 gene encoding bifunctional D-cysteine desulfhydrase/1-aminocyclopropane-1-carboxylate deaminase, mitochondrial-like isoform X1 produces MLVSRSFLFSPINKLTVFSQSQPQHTRLLLQSHRIHTMAAEAATTNTSNTTAKAAAMDFLTKKVYTPPPWASHINPIPSHTFSLGHLPTPIHKWNLPNLPPNTEVWLKRDDLSGMQLSGNKVRKLEFLMADAVEKGADCIVTIGGIQSNHCRATAVAAKYLNLDCYLILRTSKVLVDQDPGLTGNLLVERLVGAHIDLISKEEYAKIGSGVLTNLLKEKLLKEGRRPYVIPVGGSNSLGTWGYIEAIREIEEQLQSGIDKVKFDDIVVACGSGGTVAGLSLASWLSSLKAKVNAFSVCDDPDYFYDYVQGLLDGLEAGVDSRNIVDVQNAKGLGYAINTSEEINFVKEIAATTGIVLDPVYSGKAAHGMMKDMAENPKKWEGRKVLFIHTGGLLGLYDKVEQMAPLLGNWRRMDVNESVPRIDGLGKMF; encoded by the exons ATGTTGGTTAGTCGCAGCTTCCTCTTCTCTCCGATTAACAAACTCACCGTCTTCTCCCAATCCCAACCCCAACACACTCGCCTTCTCTTACAGTCTCATCGGATTCACACTATGGCAGCGGAGGCCGCCACCACCAACACCTCCAATACGACGGCGAAGGCGGCGGCGATGGACTTCCTGACGAAAAAGGTCTACACTCCTCCTCCTTGGGCGTCCCACATCAACCCCATCCCTTCTCACACCTTCTCTCTCGGACAC CTTCCGACTCCAATTCACAAATGGAATCTTCCCAATTTGCCCCCCAACACTGAGGTCTGGTTAAAG CGTGATGATCTTTCGGGAATGCAACTGAGCGGTAACAAAGTCAGAAAATTGGAGTTCTTGATGGCAGATGCGGTAGAGAAGGGTGCGGACTGTATCGTGACGATAGGGGGCATCCAAAGCAACCACTGTCGTGCAACTGCAGTGGCTGCCAAGTATCTCAATCTTGACTGCTATCTCATTCTACGTACTTCAAAG GTTCTTGTGGACCAAGATCCTGGACTGACTGGCAATCTCCTGGTTGAGCGTTTAGTTGGAGCTCATATTGATTTAATTTCAAAAGAAGAGTATGCAAAAATCGGGAGTGGG GTTCTCACTAATCTCTTAAAGGAAAAACTActaaaagaaggaagaaggccATATGTTATTCCTGTTGGCGGATCAAATTCCCTCGGAACTTG GGGCTATATTGAAGCAATACGTGAGATTGAGGAGCAGCTTCAGAGTGGAATAGACAAAGTAAAGTTTGATGATATTGTGGTTGCTTGTGGCAG TGGGGGTACAGTTGCTGGTTTGTCATTGGCTTCTTGGCTCAGTTCGTTGAAGGCAAAA GTTAACGCATTTTCTGTCTGTGATGACCCTGATTACTTCTACGACTATGTTCAAGGCCTACTTGACGGGCTTGAGGCAGGTGTTGATTCACGTAATATTGTTGACGTTCAGAAT GCCAAAGGTCTGGGCTATGCAATTAACACCTCTGAGGAGATTAATTTTGTCAAGGAGATTGCTGCGACCACTGGGATTGTTCTTGATCCAGTTTACAG TGGCAAAGCTGCtcatggaatgatgaaagacaTGGCTGAGAATCCAAAGAAGTGGGAAGGAAGAAAGGTCCTCTTCATACACACAGGCGGGCTACTTGGGTTGTACGACAAGGTAGAACAGATGGCTCCGTTGTTGGGAAATTGGCGTCGGATGGATGTCAACGAATCTGTTCCTCGGATTGATGGTCTCGGGAAAATGTTCTAA
- the LOC137712803 gene encoding D-cysteine desulfhydrase 1, mitochondrial-like isoform X2 has protein sequence MLVSRSFLFSPINKLTVFSQSQPQHTRLLLQSHRIHTMAAEAATTNTSNTTAKAAAMDFLTKKLPTPIHKWNLPNLPPNTEVWLKRDDLSGMQLSGNKVRKLEFLMADAVEKGADCIVTIGGIQSNHCRATAVAAKYLNLDCYLILRTSKVLVDQDPGLTGNLLVERLVGAHIDLISKEEYAKIGSGVLTNLLKEKLLKEGRRPYVIPVGGSNSLGTWGYIEAIREIEEQLQSGIDKVKFDDIVVACGSGGTVAGLSLASWLSSLKAKVNAFSVCDDPDYFYDYVQGLLDGLEAGVDSRNIVDVQNAKGLGYAINTSEEINFVKEIAATTGIVLDPVYSGKAAHGMMKDMAENPKKWEGRKVLFIHTGGLLGLYDKVEQMAPLLGNWRRMDVNESVPRIDGLGKMF, from the exons ATGTTGGTTAGTCGCAGCTTCCTCTTCTCTCCGATTAACAAACTCACCGTCTTCTCCCAATCCCAACCCCAACACACTCGCCTTCTCTTACAGTCTCATCGGATTCACACTATGGCAGCGGAGGCCGCCACCACCAACACCTCCAATACGACGGCGAAGGCGGCGGCGATGGACTTCCTGACGAAAAAG CTTCCGACTCCAATTCACAAATGGAATCTTCCCAATTTGCCCCCCAACACTGAGGTCTGGTTAAAG CGTGATGATCTTTCGGGAATGCAACTGAGCGGTAACAAAGTCAGAAAATTGGAGTTCTTGATGGCAGATGCGGTAGAGAAGGGTGCGGACTGTATCGTGACGATAGGGGGCATCCAAAGCAACCACTGTCGTGCAACTGCAGTGGCTGCCAAGTATCTCAATCTTGACTGCTATCTCATTCTACGTACTTCAAAG GTTCTTGTGGACCAAGATCCTGGACTGACTGGCAATCTCCTGGTTGAGCGTTTAGTTGGAGCTCATATTGATTTAATTTCAAAAGAAGAGTATGCAAAAATCGGGAGTGGG GTTCTCACTAATCTCTTAAAGGAAAAACTActaaaagaaggaagaaggccATATGTTATTCCTGTTGGCGGATCAAATTCCCTCGGAACTTG GGGCTATATTGAAGCAATACGTGAGATTGAGGAGCAGCTTCAGAGTGGAATAGACAAAGTAAAGTTTGATGATATTGTGGTTGCTTGTGGCAG TGGGGGTACAGTTGCTGGTTTGTCATTGGCTTCTTGGCTCAGTTCGTTGAAGGCAAAA GTTAACGCATTTTCTGTCTGTGATGACCCTGATTACTTCTACGACTATGTTCAAGGCCTACTTGACGGGCTTGAGGCAGGTGTTGATTCACGTAATATTGTTGACGTTCAGAAT GCCAAAGGTCTGGGCTATGCAATTAACACCTCTGAGGAGATTAATTTTGTCAAGGAGATTGCTGCGACCACTGGGATTGTTCTTGATCCAGTTTACAG TGGCAAAGCTGCtcatggaatgatgaaagacaTGGCTGAGAATCCAAAGAAGTGGGAAGGAAGAAAGGTCCTCTTCATACACACAGGCGGGCTACTTGGGTTGTACGACAAGGTAGAACAGATGGCTCCGTTGTTGGGAAATTGGCGTCGGATGGATGTCAACGAATCTGTTCCTCGGATTGATGGTCTCGGGAAAATGTTCTAA
- the LOC137712802 gene encoding uncharacterized protein isoform X1: MYKMTCLAVAPHSSVQHNGSGRKDQQLRPGCKGGGDGLPDQKGLRSSVLGIPYQVHPPHTFSLGQVKPISLLPLLLFLYYLITFSVCYLLSPITFQFPTPIHKWNLPSLAPNTEVWLKVLAFFSLAKGLGYAINTSEELNVVKEIAATTGVVLDSVYSGKAAYGMMKDMDEPVQRPFSEKHPFSIDDF; encoded by the exons ATGTATAAAATGACATGCCTTGCAGTCGCTCCCCATTCCTCCGTTCAACACAATGGAAGTGGACGCAAAGACCAACAGCTCCGACCCGGCTGCAAAGGCGGTGGCGATGGACTTCCTGACCAAAAAGGCCTACGCTCCTCCGTCTTGGGCATCCCGTATCAAGTCCATCCTCCTCATACCTTCTCCCTCGGACAAGTAAAACCCATTTCTCTTCTTCCCCTCCTTTTGTTTCTCTACTATTTGATTACCTTTTCTGTTTGTTATTTGTTGTCACCTATCACTTTTCAGTTTCCAACTCCAATTCATAAATGGAATCTTCCCAGTTTGGCCCCCAACACCGAGGTCTGGTTAAAGGTCCTTGCTTTTTTCTCACTG GCCAAAGGTCTAGGATATGCAATTAACACCTCTGAGGAGCTTAATGTTGTCAAGGAGATTGCTGCAACCACTGGGGTTGTTCTCGATTCAGTTTACAG CGGAAAAGCTGCttatggaatgatgaaagacaTGGATGAGCCTGTTCAGCGTCCCTTCAGCGAAAAACATCCATTTTCCATTGACGATTTTTGA
- the LOC137712802 gene encoding uncharacterized protein isoform X2, translating to MYKMTCLAVAPHSSVQHNGSGRKDQQLRPGCKGGGDGLPDQKGLRSSVLGIPYQVHPPHTFSLGQFPTPIHKWNLPSLAPNTEVWLKVLAFFSLAKGLGYAINTSEELNVVKEIAATTGVVLDSVYRSVSADNLQFVISKNRVYALYFRSTILSILFRSFFQRKSCLWNDERHG from the exons ATGTATAAAATGACATGCCTTGCAGTCGCTCCCCATTCCTCCGTTCAACACAATGGAAGTGGACGCAAAGACCAACAGCTCCGACCCGGCTGCAAAGGCGGTGGCGATGGACTTCCTGACCAAAAAGGCCTACGCTCCTCCGTCTTGGGCATCCCGTATCAAGTCCATCCTCCTCATACCTTCTCCCTCGGACAA TTTCCAACTCCAATTCATAAATGGAATCTTCCCAGTTTGGCCCCCAACACCGAGGTCTGGTTAAAGGTCCTTGCTTTTTTCTCACTG GCCAAAGGTCTAGGATATGCAATTAACACCTCTGAGGAGCTTAATGTTGTCAAGGAGATTGCTGCAACCACTGGGGTTGTTCTCGATTCAGTTTACAGGTCCGTATCAGCGGATAATCTCCAGTTTGTTATTTCAAAAAATCGTGTGTATGCTCTATATTTCCGATCAACTATTCTGTCAATTTTGTTTCGTTCCTTTTTTCAGCGGAAAAGCTGCttatggaatgatgaaagacaTGGATGA